In Novosphingobium kaempferiae, the DNA window AGACGGGCAAGTTCACGTTCGACCCCGGCTTCACCTCGACCGCGAGCTGTGAATCGGCGCTGACGTACATCGACGGTGACGAAGGCGTTCTGCTTCATCGCGGCTACCCGATCGGCCAGCTGGCCGAACACTCGTCGTTCATGGAAACGAGCTACCTGCTCCTGAATGGTGAATTGCCGAGCAAGGATGAGCTCGCCACCTTCGAGAACACCATCACGCGCCACACCATGCTGCACGAGCAGCTGGCAACGTTCTATCGCGGCTTCCGCCGTGACGCGCACCCGATGGCGATCATGTGCGGCGTCGTCGGCGCGCTTTCGGCGTTCTACCACGATTCGACCGACATCGCGGACCCCGAGCATCGCAAGATCAGCTCGCACCGCCTGATCGCCAAGATGCCCACGATCGCGGCGATGGCGTACAAGTACTCGGTCGGCCAGCCCTTCCTCTACCCCGACAACAAGCTCAGCTACACCGGCAACTTCCTGCGCATGACCTTCGGCGTGCCGGCGGAAGAGTATGAGGTGATCCCGGCGGTCGAGAAGGCGATGGACCGCATCTTCATCCTCCACGCCGACCACGAGCAGAACGCCTCGACCTCGACCGTGCGTCTTGCCGGTTCGTCGGGCGCGAACCCCTTCGCGTGCATCGCGGCGGGTATCGCTTGTCTCTGGGGCCCTGCCCATGGCGGCGCGAACGAAGCCGCGCTCAACATGCTCAAGGAGATCGGCACGCCGGATCGCATCCAGCACTACATCGATCGCGCCAAGGACAAGAGCGACCCGTTCCGCCTGATGGGCTTCGGTCACCGCGTCTACAAGAACTACGATCCCCGCGCGACGGTCATGCAGTCGACCCTGCGCGAGGTTTTCGAGGCTCTCAACGTCACCGATCCGCTGTTCGAGACCGCGCTGCGCCTCGAAGAGATCGCGCTCAGCGATCCCTACTTCGCGGAGAAGAAGCTGTTCCCGAACGTGGACTTCTACTCGGGCATCATCCTGTCGGCGATCGGCTTCCCGACCACCATGTTCACCGTGCTGTTCGCCCTCGCCCGCACCGTGGGCTGGGTCGCGCAGTGGAACGAAATGATCTCGGATCCCGGCCAGAAGATCGGCCGTCCGCGCCAGCTCTACACCGGCCCGACGCAGCGCGACTACGTGCCCGTCGACAAGCGCTGAGCAGCGACGATATCCGCGAGCAATCGCGGTTACCCGAAGAAGGCCCTCGCGAAAGCGGGGGTCTTTTTCGTTTGGGCTTGTCCATTTGGATACTTGCGCCACAATCCGGCCTCATCCGCAGCGCATCCTCGATGCTCCAACGGGGCCGCTATCACATGTCTTTCATTCGAATCCTGGCGGTGGCGCTGGGCATATTGGCCATTGCGGCCGGACTTTTCGTCGTCCTGCAGGGCACGGGCGTGCTCAAGTGGCCGGCGGACAGCTTCATGGTCGGCGAAAAGAGCTGGGCCATTCGCGGCGCGGTACTGGCGGTGGTCGGCGGGATCGTCGTCTGGCTTGGAAAGCGCTGCTAGCTCAGCCTTCCGGGTCGCCCGGAACCTCGAGCGTGAAGCGCGCGCCCTGCCCCGGCGTGCTTTCGACGGTGAGATCACCGTTCATCGCCCGCGCAAGTCGGCGCGAGATGTAGAGGCCAAGGCCCGAACCGCCATCGCCGCTGCGCCCGAGGCGCTCGAACTTCTCGAAGATCCGTTCCTGATCGGCGATGCCGAGGCCCGGCCCCTGATCGCCGACGATAGCCCGCGCACGGGTGCCATCGGCCTCGACGCTGATCGTCACGCGCGAGCCCTCGGGCGAATAGCGGATCGCGTTGCCGATGAGGTTGAGCAGCACCTGGAGCACGCGGCGGAACTCGGCGAGCGCGGGCGCGCTGTCCTGCAAGCCGGGAGCCTCGATCACGATGCCCTTCTCGCGCGCCTTGACGCCGAGGATACCCGCCGCCTGTCGCGCCACTTCCGACAGGTCGATGAAATCCGCCGTGGTCACGAAGCCGTCCGCCTCGACGACTTCGAGGTCGGCCATGTCCTCCAGCAGATCGAGCAGCAGCTTGCCCGCGCTGGCGATCTCGCCCGCATATTCCGCGTAAGCATCGGGCAAGGGCCCGGCCAGGCGCGTGCGGATCGTCTCGGCATTGGCGACGATGCGCGCGATCGGCTGCTTGAGCACGGGCGCGAGATCCTGGCCGACCAGCCCCCGTCGCGGCGCCTGTACGACGCGATGCTCCGACGGGATGGCATCGGGCGGGGCCTGATCGGAAAGCAGCAGCAGTTCGAAGCCCGAAGGCTCGTAGCCGGGGCGCATCTGCGGGATCAGCGACACGCGCCAGCTGCGCGACGATCCCTCGACGATCACCGGCGCACCGTCGAGCAGGCGCCAGTGCAGCGGCTGCTGGTGCGTGACGTTCTCTGGCGGGAGGAAATCCGTCCAGTTCCGGCCGATTCCCTGCTCCATCGCGGCGGCCAGCCCGGCAAGTTCTGCCGAATCGGATGTCGCCGCGATCACCCGCTGCCCGGCATCGAGCCACGC includes these proteins:
- a CDS encoding citrate synthase, with the translated sequence MGDQAKLSAGGADFEYPVLKGSVGPDVIDIRKLYGQTGKFTFDPGFTSTASCESALTYIDGDEGVLLHRGYPIGQLAEHSSFMETSYLLLNGELPSKDELATFENTITRHTMLHEQLATFYRGFRRDAHPMAIMCGVVGALSAFYHDSTDIADPEHRKISSHRLIAKMPTIAAMAYKYSVGQPFLYPDNKLSYTGNFLRMTFGVPAEEYEVIPAVEKAMDRIFILHADHEQNASTSTVRLAGSSGANPFACIAAGIACLWGPAHGGANEAALNMLKEIGTPDRIQHYIDRAKDKSDPFRLMGFGHRVYKNYDPRATVMQSTLREVFEALNVTDPLFETALRLEEIALSDPYFAEKKLFPNVDFYSGIILSAIGFPTTMFTVLFALARTVGWVAQWNEMISDPGQKIGRPRQLYTGPTQRDYVPVDKR
- a CDS encoding sensor histidine kinase → MISGEGAILARAACDGQDRLLSADEPLAGLQLRCGGEVPGTIAVPELLDLVRSARRSQLPVACAVNAQDGSDVISTWVEVEPEGEGCAIRVRSWHAEPLIALDGTIAGQRRAVTDRHLAELSAWLDAGQRVIAATSDSAELAGLAAAMEQGIGRNWTDFLPPENVTHQQPLHWRLLDGAPVIVEGSSRSWRVSLIPQMRPGYEPSGFELLLLSDQAPPDAIPSEHRVVQAPRRGLVGQDLAPVLKQPIARIVANAETIRTRLAGPLPDAYAEYAGEIASAGKLLLDLLEDMADLEVVEADGFVTTADFIDLSEVARQAAGILGVKAREKGIVIEAPGLQDSAPALAEFRRVLQVLLNLIGNAIRYSPEGSRVTISVEADGTRARAIVGDQGPGLGIADQERIFEKFERLGRSGDGGSGLGLYISRRLARAMNGDLTVESTPGQGARFTLEVPGDPEG